The window CCGCAGATCCGCCGGAACCCGATCCCCTGCCGAGAGCAGTACGATATCGCCCGGCACCAGCGCCTCGACCGCAATCACCTGTTTTTCGCTCTCCTCATCATGGCCTGGACGGCGTAACACGGTCGCGGTGGTACGCACCATCGCTTTCAGCGTCTGCGCCGCCTTGTTGGTGCGAAACTCCTGCCAGAAACGCAGCAGGCCGCTCAGGAGCACCATCGTCACGATGATAGTCACGCCGGTCAGGTCGGTTTCCTGCCCGGCCCGCAGCGGATACACGTAGTCGGTGACAAAACTGATGAGCGCCAGCGCCATCAGTACATAAATAAACGGATTGTTAAACGCCTGGAGCAACTGCACCAGCGCGGGCGGCGCGTTGTCATGCGCCACCTCGTTGGGGCCGCAGGTTTTAAGACGCGCGCAGGCCTCCTGCGCAGTTAATCCTCTCGCGTCGCTCTGCAGCCGCGCTAATGTCTGTTCCGCACATTCTGCTGACGCCGTTTCGATGCAGAAAACGTCCGCTTTATTTTTCGCGGCCTGGTTACGTTTTTTTTGATTGAGCTTTGCCATACCGGCACCTGTATTTCAGGCGTGACGAAACGCGGGCGCATCTCACCACCATAATTTCAAAGGCGCACGCCATTTCACCTTTAAAAAGAAAAAGGCGTACTTAAACGGTGTTAATTAAAAAAAGGAATTACTGTAAAGGCGGAGGGAACAGGGCGGTGTGAAAGAAAAACATGGGTAAGCACTCCTTAATAACAACAGGAATAAAAGCTCGGGGTGCAATCAGAAGAAAAGTGCGTTGCTGCCCGCCGTGACAGGCAAACAGCGAGAGCGTCGTCGCGGGTTTGCCGGTTAATAAAATCGCGTGTCGCTGTTCAGGGTGAGATCTCCTCTGGAATTTTCCCGCAGTATAATGCCGGGCATGGCAAAGTAAACGCTTTACGCCCGGCGGTTGACAGTGCGTTTAGCCTCGGCCACCCGCATTAAAAAACGGTGCTTAAGACGCGCCAGAATAAGCCCGGGCGCGGTAATCGCTGGCGGGATAATGTCATTAATCAACGCGACGTTAATAGCTAAAAACGGCTTTCGTCAGCGGCGAAAGCCGTCATTGTTATTACTCGTCGAAATACCAGTAGCCCTGATTCACAAGCCCGGTGAGTTCTTCAACAAACGCCGGGTTATCCAGCGCATCGCCAAGCTCACGCTGGCCGAGTTCGGTAAAACGGCACAGCGCATCCGCCGCGCGCGGATCGACAGTTTCCAGCCGTTCGCTGTTAATGAAGAAACTTCCGCCGACGTTCAGCGCCCGCAGCCCGCTCAGGCGCGACAGCGTTTCGCCGCCTTTCAGGGCGTCGCGCACTTCCTGCGCGGTATAGGGCGGCTCGGCGGCTGCGATGTCCAGCTCGTGGCGCGGCGTGGTGACAAACGAACCGAACCACTGCCTGAAATCCTCCGGCTGATTAATCATGGACAGCATCATGTCGCGCAGGCGGTCGAGCTCGTGCGTCTCCACGCGGCCCGGATGCTCGCGACAGGTGAGATCCGGGTCGCTGTAGTGCTCGCCGCCCAGATCGTTTTCCAGCGCATAATCCGCAAAGCTGCTGATCAAATCGCGGCCATTCGGCCCGCGAAAGCCGACGGAGTAGTTCAGCGCCGTCTCATGGGTAAAACCGTCGTGCGGGAAACCGGGCGGGATGTAGAGAATATCGCCCGGCGCCAGGTCTTCATCGATAATCGGCTCGAACGGATCGACATGCAGCAACGCCGGATGCGGGCAGAACTGACGCATCGGCAGCTTATTGCCCACGCGCCAGCGGCGTCGGCCCATCCCCTGAATAATAAACACGTCATACTGATCGATATGCGGCCCCACGCCGCCGCCCGGCACGGAAAACGAAATCATTAAATCGTCCAGCCGCCAGTCCGGCAGCACGCGGAAGGGACGCACCAGCTCAGCGGACGGCATATGCCAGTGGTTCACCGCCTGCGCCAGCAGCGACCAGCCGGTCTCGCCGAGCCCGTCGAAATGTTCAAACGGGCCATTGCTGGCGTGCCACTTGCCGTTGCTGTGGCTCACGAGGCGGCTGTCCACTTCCGGCTCCATCGCGATCCCCGCCAGTTCGTCCGGCGTTATCGGGTCGATAAAATTCGCAAACGCCTGCTTCAGCACCACAGGTTTTTTCTGCCAGTATGTTTCTAAGAACGCCGGCCAGTTCAGATTAAGTTGGTACGCCATGTCATCACACCAGTGAAGGATTGAGGGCGTGATTATAAGAAAGCTCGCCGCCGTGCCGCCTTGTCATGGGTCAAGCGCGGTGGCGCATTACCTGTGAACGCCATATTGCGGTATGATGAAGCAAACATTCACCGCCGGAGGGTGTATGCATTATCTGCTCGAGCTGATTTCCGATCTGCTGATCTACTGGCCGTTCAGCCGCACCCCCACTCAGGAAAAGAACACGATCACCGGGCTGAAATACCAGCCGCTGTTTACGGTGCCCTCGGACGATCCGCGCATGAAGAAGACCAAAGACACCCCGGCGGAGTAATCGCGTCGCCGCTACGCCGCTAATTATCCCCGAAAACCCGCTTATATCGGCCCATCAGCGTTACCCGCAGAATGTTACGCTGCGTAACAATCCAGATACTGTCCTAATTTTAGACCGGGTGAATGATGGCGCGTCGCGTTTCAGGGCTGCTTAAGGCCGTATGTTTTTGCTTTGTTCTCGTCGTGCTGTTCATGATGACGGTTTCTCCCGCCCGCGCGCTCTCCACCGCCTGTACGGCGCTGAATGCCGCAAGCCCGGTGAGCGCGGGC is drawn from Cronobacter dublinensis subsp. dublinensis LMG 23823 and contains these coding sequences:
- a CDS encoding ribosomal protein uL16 3-hydroxylase, with product MAYQLNLNWPAFLETYWQKKPVVLKQAFANFIDPITPDELAGIAMEPEVDSRLVSHSNGKWHASNGPFEHFDGLGETGWSLLAQAVNHWHMPSAELVRPFRVLPDWRLDDLMISFSVPGGGVGPHIDQYDVFIIQGMGRRRWRVGNKLPMRQFCPHPALLHVDPFEPIIDEDLAPGDILYIPPGFPHDGFTHETALNYSVGFRGPNGRDLISSFADYALENDLGGEHYSDPDLTCREHPGRVETHELDRLRDMMLSMINQPEDFRQWFGSFVTTPRHELDIAAAEPPYTAQEVRDALKGGETLSRLSGLRALNVGGSFFINSERLETVDPRAADALCRFTELGQRELGDALDNPAFVEELTGLVNQGYWYFDE